A single window of Granulicella mallensis MP5ACTX8 DNA harbors:
- a CDS encoding NHL domain-containing protein, which produces MPSSIPEISQLISHCIFRHHSRSLRYGLLKAVRPAHFFALMVVLLASWRPVIAQLVQANSISTVAGTPGSQGDSGDGGKATGAKFEIPFGILVDRAGDIFIVDPGNNNVRKIAASTGIITTVAGNGTRGFSGDGGAATSAELNQPQAVALDAAGNMYITDTINSRVRKVEATTGIITTVAGNGSVTSSGDGGPATNAGLVQPAGIALDSANNIFVTDSGEPGVREISATTGIITTVISNASTPNPGFSHQLSGIAIDGSGNVFIVDTDRYAVFKLTTGTGTVSVVAGNGTRGFSGDGGAATSAELAYPQAVALDTAGNLYISDGDYRSNNIRKVTAATGIISTVAGDGTAEFSGDGGAAVDARLNEPGGVALDTAGNLYIADVNNSVVREVSPLIFPATNVASGSAPQNLLLQTTSAETITSFTVPVSQGSKQEYTVGTVAGCVVDGVTSNPAGTICTISITFSPGYPGLRPVPIQAVTSAGNVNIGLNGLGVGPLAALTPGIITTIAGNGTSGYTGDGGPATSAGMYEPQGVALDNAGDVYFADFYHHVVRRIDAASGIITTVAGNGTEGFSGDGGSATSAELNYPEGISLDSAANLYIADSGNYRVRKVDAATGIITTVAGDGAKTDSGDGGLAVNAGFRAISDVKFDSHDNMYIADSLSIRRVDVVSGTITTIAGNGPGGDGVLAIDSYVYPYSLAFDSLDNLYLVSPTQGNVRVITAANGYISTIAGNGVPDSKHSGDGGPATSAGLAEPDYVAVDSAGDLYISEAAGSYIRMVTADTGIISSIGGTGLDDVNLPGDGGPATAAAIASPTGIALDGFGNIYIGSYVAERIRKINVSESALVWPTPTNVGIPDNSDDPETAILTDIGNFQMNVPFATSPANPVITKGWLLDSTSTCSPNGLTPLTLNSGQACTLPVDFTPTASGTNNGTLVLTDNSLNVPTSTQTISLTGTGVGQAAGPQPVLTPATINFGSLTVGTTSAAQTATLSNTGGVPQSISSFGFFGSNTSSFTQSNNCGPSLAAGASCSIAITCTPAAAGSLSANLGANFPSPEPQLSIALTCTGTAAAAPQVTLTPASLSFTTVAGSTPAPQVATLTNGGTAALVISQVSIGGATGGAFSQTNTCGTSLAAGASCAITVGFSGTGVGSYVAALQVADNAPSTPQAVTLSGTVTAASAPAATLTPASLAFSTTTGTTSATQNVTLTNTGHAPLTITGIGLTGANSAAFASTSTCGSTLAAGASCIISMTFDPTSTGTDAATLSVSDNAPGSPQTSSLTGVATAPPAAADFSIAATPASQSVTAGGSAVYQVNLASINGSFTQTVTFVASGLPTGATVTFTPASVTPGSAGSSSTMTIQTPIQQAAGGTGPPLWPFTAPVFAAALLLFPGKRFRPGKKGLRVFTNFVCIMALLGLAASTIGCGGGFALPSSAKTYTITVTGASGSDTHSTTVTLTVQ; this is translated from the coding sequence ATGCCATCGTCAATCCCCGAAATCTCGCAGTTGATCTCGCACTGCATATTTCGTCATCACTCTCGTTCTCTCCGCTACGGTCTCCTAAAGGCAGTTCGACCGGCGCACTTCTTCGCACTGATGGTCGTGCTCCTGGCGTCATGGAGGCCAGTGATCGCACAGTTGGTGCAAGCAAACAGCATCTCCACTGTGGCCGGCACCCCGGGATCCCAAGGCGACTCAGGGGACGGCGGTAAGGCGACAGGCGCGAAATTCGAGATACCTTTTGGGATTCTGGTGGATCGGGCCGGCGATATTTTCATTGTCGATCCCGGGAACAATAACGTTCGCAAGATAGCGGCGTCGACTGGAATCATTACGACGGTGGCCGGCAATGGAACTAGAGGCTTTTCTGGCGATGGCGGAGCAGCGACCAGCGCGGAGTTGAATCAACCCCAAGCAGTTGCCTTGGACGCTGCCGGGAACATGTATATCACGGACACCATTAACAGTAGGGTTCGAAAGGTAGAGGCCACCACCGGAATCATTACGACGGTGGCCGGCAATGGATCCGTAACCTCCTCCGGCGATGGCGGACCAGCAACAAATGCAGGGTTGGTTCAACCGGCAGGAATAGCGCTAGATAGCGCCAACAACATTTTTGTTACGGATAGCGGAGAACCTGGTGTTCGCGAGATCAGCGCAACGACTGGCATCATCACCACCGTGATCAGCAATGCATCGACACCCAACCCAGGCTTCAGCCACCAGTTATCAGGTATCGCAATCGACGGCTCAGGCAATGTTTTCATTGTCGACACCGACAGGTACGCAGTCTTCAAGCTAACCACGGGCACTGGAACGGTATCCGTCGTTGCTGGCAATGGCACACGAGGCTTCTCCGGCGATGGCGGCGCTGCCACTAGCGCTGAACTGGCCTATCCCCAGGCGGTCGCGCTCGATACCGCCGGAAACCTATACATCAGCGACGGCGACTACAGATCCAATAACATTCGCAAGGTCACAGCGGCCACGGGAATCATATCCACAGTTGCCGGCGATGGCACCGCTGAATTTAGCGGCGATGGGGGTGCGGCGGTCGATGCCAGGTTGAATGAACCCGGAGGCGTAGCTCTGGATACCGCAGGCAATCTTTATATTGCTGACGTGAATAATAGCGTCGTCCGCGAAGTATCGCCTCTCATCTTTCCGGCAACAAATGTCGCCAGCGGCAGCGCGCCGCAGAACCTTTTGCTTCAGACGACCTCCGCCGAGACCATCACCAGCTTCACCGTGCCGGTCTCTCAGGGCAGCAAACAGGAGTACACGGTCGGCACGGTCGCCGGCTGCGTTGTGGATGGCGTGACTTCAAATCCAGCCGGGACCATCTGCACCATCTCGATCACCTTCAGCCCCGGCTATCCGGGACTTCGCCCCGTGCCTATTCAAGCCGTCACCAGCGCTGGCAATGTGAATATTGGCCTGAATGGGCTGGGTGTCGGCCCGCTCGCGGCGCTCACGCCGGGAATCATCACCACCATTGCGGGCAACGGCACTTCCGGCTACACCGGCGACGGTGGCCCAGCGACGAGCGCCGGTATGTATGAGCCGCAGGGCGTGGCGTTGGACAACGCAGGAGATGTCTACTTCGCCGATTTCTATCATCATGTGGTTCGCAGAATCGATGCCGCTTCCGGAATCATTACAACGGTTGCGGGCAATGGAACAGAAGGTTTTAGTGGAGACGGAGGCTCGGCGACCAGCGCGGAGCTCAATTATCCCGAGGGAATCTCCTTGGACAGTGCCGCCAACCTCTACATCGCGGACAGTGGGAACTACAGAGTTCGCAAAGTCGATGCAGCGACCGGCATCATTACTACCGTTGCGGGAGACGGTGCCAAGACTGACTCAGGCGACGGCGGCCTCGCTGTCAACGCCGGGTTCCGGGCCATTTCGGACGTGAAGTTCGACAGCCACGACAACATGTATATCGCCGACTCCCTCTCCATCCGTCGCGTAGACGTAGTCAGCGGCACCATCACCACCATCGCAGGAAATGGGCCCGGCGGCGACGGCGTTCTGGCCATCGACTCCTATGTCTACCCTTACTCGCTGGCCTTCGACAGCTTGGACAATCTCTATCTCGTCTCTCCAACCCAGGGTAACGTGCGTGTGATAACCGCCGCTAACGGCTACATCAGCACCATCGCAGGCAATGGCGTGCCAGACTCGAAGCATAGCGGGGATGGCGGCCCGGCGACGAGTGCCGGCTTGGCCGAACCTGATTACGTGGCCGTGGACAGCGCGGGCGACCTCTACATCTCAGAGGCGGCGGGCAGCTATATACGCATGGTCACCGCCGATACCGGGATCATCTCCTCCATTGGCGGCACTGGACTCGACGATGTCAATTTGCCGGGCGACGGCGGTCCGGCGACGGCTGCGGCTATTGCCTCTCCGACCGGCATTGCTCTCGATGGTTTCGGCAATATTTATATCGGAAGCTACGTAGCCGAACGAATTCGCAAGATCAATGTCTCCGAGTCCGCGCTCGTTTGGCCCACTCCTACTAACGTTGGAATTCCGGATAACTCCGATGATCCTGAGACAGCGATTCTGACCGACATCGGCAACTTCCAGATGAATGTTCCGTTCGCCACATCCCCAGCAAATCCTGTTATCACGAAGGGTTGGCTGCTCGACTCAACCTCGACATGCTCACCCAATGGTCTTACGCCGCTGACTCTCAATTCAGGCCAGGCGTGCACCCTGCCAGTGGACTTCACGCCGACCGCTTCGGGAACGAATAACGGAACGCTGGTTCTCACCGACAATTCTCTGAATGTTCCAACATCGACTCAGACCATCAGTTTGACCGGTACGGGCGTGGGCCAGGCGGCAGGGCCGCAACCCGTGCTTACACCGGCGACAATCAACTTCGGCAGCCTGACGGTCGGGACCACGAGTGCCGCGCAGACGGCGACCCTCAGCAATACGGGTGGCGTTCCGCAGTCAATCAGCAGCTTTGGATTCTTCGGTAGCAACACCAGTTCCTTCACCCAGAGCAACAACTGCGGACCCAGCCTGGCTGCGGGAGCAAGCTGCTCCATCGCGATTACCTGCACTCCAGCGGCAGCGGGATCTCTTTCCGCAAACCTCGGCGCGAACTTCCCGTCGCCGGAGCCCCAGCTCTCGATCGCCTTGACCTGCACTGGAACGGCCGCCGCAGCCCCGCAAGTGACTCTGACTCCTGCTTCGCTGAGCTTTACCACGGTCGCGGGATCCACTCCCGCTCCGCAAGTGGCGACGCTGACCAACGGTGGCACCGCGGCTCTGGTCATCTCCCAGGTGTCCATCGGCGGAGCCACTGGTGGGGCCTTCTCTCAAACCAATACCTGCGGAACCTCGTTGGCGGCGGGTGCGAGTTGCGCCATTACCGTTGGTTTTAGCGGGACAGGGGTGGGCAGTTATGTGGCCGCGCTTCAGGTCGCCGACAATGCTCCATCCACACCCCAGGCAGTCACGCTCAGCGGAACGGTAACCGCCGCATCCGCCCCAGCGGCTACTCTTACTCCAGCCTCGCTTGCCTTTTCGACGACGACGGGGACCACATCGGCTACGCAGAACGTGACGCTGACCAACACTGGCCATGCTCCGCTCACGATTACTGGCATCGGTCTGACGGGAGCCAACAGCGCGGCCTTTGCAAGCACCAGCACCTGTGGCAGCACGCTTGCTGCGGGCGCGTCCTGCATCATCTCAATGACGTTTGATCCCACCTCAACCGGTACAGATGCTGCCACGCTGTCGGTGAGCGACAACGCCCCGGGTTCACCGCAAACAAGCTCACTCACAGGAGTCGCAACCGCTCCACCTGCTGCCGCGGATTTCTCCATCGCGGCCACGCCCGCAAGCCAATCCGTGACAGCGGGAGGCAGTGCGGTTTACCAGGTCAACCTCGCCTCGATCAATGGCAGCTTCACTCAGACAGTCACCTTCGTCGCAAGCGGCCTTCCGACCGGGGCTACGGTCACCTTCACGCCCGCTTCGGTAACTCCGGGAAGCGCCGGATCGAGTTCGACCATGACGATTCAAACTCCCATTCAGCAGGCAGCAGGCGGGACTGGGCCTCCACTATGGCCCTTCACAGCTCCTGTATTTGCAGCCGCGCTGCTGCTCTTCCCAGGCAAACGATTCCGACCCGGGAAGAAAGGCCTGAGAGTCTTCACAAACTTCGTGTGCATCATGGCCTTGCTTGGTCTTGCGGCGTCAACGATAGGCTGCGGCGGCGGCTTCGCGCTGCCATCGTCGGCCAAAACTTACACCATCACTGTGACCGGTGCCAGCGGATCGGACACCCACTCCACCACAGTCACGCTGACCGTGCAGTAA
- a CDS encoding winged helix-turn-helix domain-containing protein, producing MSSIANGLIKFEEYEIDRAQWQLSWRSDPLPLNRKTFDLLLYLIDHRERVVGKEELLQTLWPEQFIEESNLTQHIFLLRKALSRHESGLKIIETVPGRGYRFAVVATAVKGQQHPGDQRVISASESITRITLEEEVNTSEPASRGLEVTQPLLSTPLGKRRLYWVVGGSVVAVALCVAGWFGWQNWLDRSGGTPVQVVLTPMEGTTGDAILDKSLTQALRMDLAQSPYVSVVPDSTVKATFTQMMHKPGDVMTPAMAREVCERTNSQGVLSGNIAKVGRHFLITEEASNCVDGSVVASAKYEADKPEDLPRSIDRIAASLRRKLGESRRSIARFDTPLLPANTASLEALKDYTQALLLANQAKFAEAITLLKSALQLDPNFAAARYGLAAYYISSNDLVNGRNAIVKAYEVRNTASENVRLSITAFYDTYSTQDLFAAERNFHAWTELYPRSVQAWNGLYFVQRDLGHHADSVTSGLKALALMPNNQTLYEDAASAQMTSGNIQGARATLDSAIAHNLDGDRIRAGYLDIATLLHDPELLRTELAWIEAHPDASFCRLEQVYMAVQDGRFADAHRLLQQETALLRQQGLSGLADALTKDIGTNLIEAGDREAGIGIFRSVPLDPEDGDDLTGLAKAGDFKTAEADLEAVRSKYPQGTLSQHSFGPRVEASIALANHHPQQAITLMEATRPLNDRGLGTRKFRGDLYLSAGQPLLAEKEYRTVIAHREIESESVDYPLSWLGLGEALAAEGNRATAIDAYQHFFTLWAHADSDAMYLKQAKQEFAALQTVPLTQ from the coding sequence ATGTCCTCTATTGCGAATGGTTTAATCAAGTTTGAAGAGTATGAAATTGATCGCGCCCAATGGCAGTTGAGCTGGCGGAGCGATCCCCTGCCGCTCAATCGGAAGACCTTCGACCTCCTGCTCTACCTGATCGATCACCGGGAGCGAGTGGTGGGCAAGGAGGAACTGCTGCAGACACTTTGGCCAGAGCAGTTCATCGAAGAGAGCAACCTGACCCAGCATATTTTTCTGCTCCGCAAGGCGCTCTCCCGGCACGAGTCCGGTCTGAAGATCATCGAGACCGTTCCCGGACGCGGCTATCGCTTTGCAGTCGTGGCCACTGCGGTCAAGGGGCAGCAGCACCCCGGTGATCAGAGGGTGATCAGTGCCAGCGAGTCCATCACTCGCATCACTCTTGAAGAAGAAGTGAACACGTCAGAGCCGGCTTCCCGAGGACTCGAAGTCACTCAGCCACTGCTGTCCACTCCTCTTGGAAAGCGCCGTCTCTATTGGGTAGTCGGTGGATCTGTCGTCGCCGTGGCGCTTTGCGTCGCAGGCTGGTTCGGCTGGCAGAACTGGCTCGACCGTTCGGGCGGTACGCCAGTGCAGGTTGTGCTCACTCCGATGGAAGGCACGACCGGCGACGCCATCCTCGATAAATCGCTGACTCAGGCTCTCCGCATGGATCTGGCACAGAGCCCTTACGTATCGGTGGTTCCGGACTCAACCGTTAAGGCGACCTTCACTCAGATGATGCACAAACCCGGCGATGTCATGACGCCGGCGATGGCACGCGAGGTCTGCGAGCGCACCAACAGCCAGGGTGTGTTGTCAGGCAATATCGCGAAGGTCGGGCGACACTTTCTCATCACGGAGGAAGCCAGTAACTGCGTCGATGGATCGGTGGTAGCCTCAGCCAAATACGAAGCGGACAAGCCGGAGGATTTGCCCCGCAGCATCGACAGAATTGCCGCGAGCCTCCGCCGGAAGCTTGGTGAATCGCGCCGCAGCATCGCCCGTTTCGATACGCCGCTCCTCCCAGCGAACACCGCCTCACTCGAGGCGCTCAAGGACTACACCCAGGCACTCCTCCTGGCGAACCAGGCGAAATTCGCCGAGGCCATTACGCTGCTGAAGAGCGCTCTCCAGCTCGATCCGAATTTTGCCGCGGCGCGCTATGGTCTTGCAGCCTACTACATCTCTTCGAACGATCTTGTGAACGGCCGCAACGCTATCGTGAAGGCCTATGAAGTAAGAAATACGGCGAGCGAAAACGTTCGTCTATCAATCACCGCGTTTTACGATACCTATTCCACTCAGGATCTCTTTGCAGCCGAAAGAAACTTCCATGCCTGGACCGAGCTTTATCCTCGCTCCGTCCAGGCATGGAATGGTCTCTACTTTGTCCAGCGAGACCTTGGCCACCATGCCGATTCAGTAACCTCTGGACTGAAGGCTTTGGCACTCATGCCGAATAACCAGACCCTGTATGAGGATGCTGCCTCCGCGCAAATGACTTCCGGGAACATACAAGGTGCGCGCGCCACGCTCGACAGCGCCATTGCTCACAATCTGGATGGTGATCGCATCCGCGCGGGTTATCTCGACATCGCCACCCTGCTCCACGACCCCGAACTTCTACGCACGGAGCTGGCATGGATCGAGGCCCACCCGGACGCTTCTTTTTGCCGGCTGGAGCAGGTGTATATGGCTGTCCAGGACGGCCGCTTCGCCGATGCCCATCGCCTGCTTCAACAGGAGACGGCTCTGCTCCGTCAACAAGGGCTTTCCGGACTTGCCGACGCTCTCACGAAAGACATAGGCACGAATCTTATTGAGGCTGGCGACAGGGAGGCGGGCATCGGCATCTTCCGCAGCGTCCCACTCGACCCTGAAGACGGCGACGATCTGACGGGGTTGGCAAAGGCAGGCGACTTCAAGACCGCAGAGGCGGATCTGGAGGCGGTGCGGTCTAAATACCCGCAAGGGACCCTATCCCAGCATTCCTTTGGACCACGCGTGGAGGCTAGCATCGCGCTCGCCAATCATCATCCCCAACAGGCGATTACCCTCATGGAAGCGACGCGGCCGCTCAATGACCGCGGCCTGGGCACGCGCAAGTTTCGCGGCGATCTGTATCTATCCGCGGGTCAGCCCCTTTTGGCGGAAAAAGAATACCGCACGGTCATTGCCCATCGCGAGATCGAATCGGAATCCGTGGACTACCCGCTCTCCTGGCTGGGCCTTGGCGAGGCTCTTGCCGCTGAAGGCAATCGCGCTACGGCTATCGATGCCTATCAGCATTTCTTTACCCTATGGGCTCACGCCGATTCCGATGCTATGTACCTCAAGCAGGCCAAACAAGAGTTCGCAGCTCTGCAAACGGTCCCGTTGACCCAATAA
- a CDS encoding Peptidase M64, IgA: MSTWNYDWFPLPGQAVFDLNQQHVTAVSRAPGNLDLFVVGNDGHVWSTYWNDSSGWNSDWFPLPGQAVFDLEHQHVAAVSRAPGNLDLFIVGNDSHVWSTYWNDSAGWSADWFPLPGQAVFDLTTQQVAVVSRGAGDLDLFIVGNDSHVWSTYWHDSTGWSADWFPLPGQAVFDLEHQHVAAVSRAPGNLDLFIVGNDSHVWSTFWNDSAGWSADWFPLPGQAVFDLTTQQVAVVSRGAGDLDLFIVGNDSHVWSTYWHDSTGWSADWFPLPGQAVFDLATQHVAVVSRAAGNLDLFIVGNDSHVWSTFWNDSAGWSADWFPLPGQAVFDLATQQVAAVSRAAGNLDLFIIGNDSHIWSTYWPGPDVSMTRLIDNGPFGSKVTMVVVGDGFAVADQDNYNSSVDALLTNGIFTQDFYAANKSAFNLVRLNVNSNQSGVSTKTYDDSTGKVVSTTTSDTYFGAIYNGDWNHFWVEDGPNTAKLLTDLLNQWVPDYRLIFLLLNNPGFGGSGGGGRLTLPLGVTWSTVAHECGHALGALADEYHLENEAYTGSEPSQPNVTINTDRTKLKWASYVATTTPVPTGNDDYTPPKPKGWDDNQDVGLFQGGSADYSTGIYRPVINCRMNSNTPPFCPVCNAAMSAQTKPYLLARPAGGPNVSPNAPGDGYMRMDVSLQNGKLSILEAHEVQGPLVQPDTLTNGLVSEVSVDDQRVAVGAHPDASVSHSFQEPGHGPGGHHISVRQNVEFVVRVPIGALRGVDPAKVTLSVFELQEHPSTPLSPLVRLAEQPKLKLASQSSVTLDQVELPATLRSLLQKK, encoded by the coding sequence ATGTCGACATGGAACTACGACTGGTTTCCGCTACCGGGTCAAGCGGTATTCGACCTCAATCAACAACACGTCACAGCAGTTTCACGTGCACCCGGCAATCTTGATCTGTTCGTCGTCGGTAATGACGGACATGTATGGTCAACCTACTGGAATGACAGCAGCGGCTGGAACTCCGACTGGTTTCCGCTGCCGGGACAGGCGGTGTTCGATCTAGAACATCAGCATGTTGCGGCTGTCTCCCGTGCGCCCGGCAATCTTGACCTGTTCATCGTCGGCAACGACAGCCATGTATGGTCAACCTACTGGAATGACAGCGCCGGCTGGAGCGCCGACTGGTTTCCACTGCCGGGACAGGCGGTGTTCGATCTCACCACGCAGCAGGTTGCCGTGGTCTCCCGCGGCGCGGGCGATCTCGACCTGTTCATTGTTGGTAATGATAGTCACGTTTGGTCGACGTACTGGCATGACAGCACCGGTTGGAGCGCCGACTGGTTTCCACTGCCAGGGCAGGCGGTGTTCGATCTAGAACATCAGCATGTTGCGGCTGTCTCCCGTGCGCCCGGCAATCTTGACCTGTTCATCGTCGGCAACGACAGCCATGTATGGTCTACCTTCTGGAATGACAGTGCCGGCTGGAGCGCCGACTGGTTTCCACTACCAGGGCAAGCGGTGTTCGATCTCACCACGCAGCAGGTTGCCGTGGTCTCCCGCGGCGCTGGCGATCTCGACCTGTTCATTGTGGGTAATGATAGTCACGTATGGTCGACGTACTGGCATGACAGCACCGGTTGGAGCGCCGACTGGTTTCCACTGCCAGGGCAGGCGGTGTTCGATCTCGCCACGCAGCATGTTGCCGTGGTATCACGCGCTGCGGGCAATCTCGACCTGTTCATCGTCGGCAACGACAGCCATGTATGGTCTACCTTCTGGAATGACAGTGCCGGCTGGAGCGCCGACTGGTTTCCACTACCAGGGCAGGCAGTGTTCGATCTCGCCACGCAGCAGGTTGCTGCGGTATCACGTGCTGCGGGCAATCTCGACCTGTTCATCATTGGTAACGATAGCCACATTTGGAGCACGTACTGGCCCGGGCCAGATGTATCGATGACGAGGCTGATCGACAACGGCCCATTCGGCTCGAAGGTCACGATGGTTGTCGTCGGCGATGGGTTCGCCGTAGCGGACCAGGATAACTACAACAGCAGTGTAGACGCTCTGCTTACGAATGGTATTTTTACGCAGGACTTCTACGCGGCAAATAAGTCAGCTTTCAACCTTGTGCGACTGAATGTGAACTCCAACCAATCGGGGGTAAGCACGAAGACGTACGACGACTCTACCGGCAAGGTGGTCTCCACCACCACAAGCGATACATATTTCGGAGCAATCTACAACGGTGATTGGAATCACTTCTGGGTTGAGGATGGGCCTAACACCGCGAAACTGCTAACCGATCTATTGAACCAGTGGGTGCCGGATTACCGCCTCATCTTCCTGCTGCTCAATAATCCGGGATTCGGCGGGAGTGGCGGGGGAGGCCGGTTGACGCTGCCACTGGGTGTCACCTGGTCGACCGTTGCGCACGAGTGTGGTCACGCGCTTGGGGCCCTCGCTGACGAGTACCATTTAGAAAACGAAGCGTACACCGGCTCGGAACCCAGTCAGCCGAACGTGACGATCAACACAGACCGTACAAAACTGAAGTGGGCTTCGTATGTCGCAACGACGACGCCCGTTCCAACCGGCAACGACGATTACACGCCGCCGAAGCCCAAAGGTTGGGACGACAACCAGGATGTGGGACTTTTTCAGGGGGGCTCGGCGGATTATTCTACGGGAATCTATCGACCCGTGATCAATTGCCGGATGAACTCGAACACTCCGCCCTTCTGCCCGGTATGCAACGCCGCGATGAGCGCGCAGACGAAGCCGTACTTGCTAGCCAGGCCGGCAGGAGGTCCAAACGTGAGCCCGAACGCGCCAGGTGATGGGTACATGAGAATGGACGTCAGCCTCCAAAACGGCAAGTTATCGATTCTGGAAGCCCACGAGGTTCAGGGACCACTCGTGCAGCCGGACACACTCACGAACGGCCTGGTATCCGAGGTGTCGGTCGACGACCAACGAGTCGCCGTCGGTGCTCATCCTGATGCGAGCGTTTCGCACTCCTTCCAGGAGCCGGGCCATGGGCCCGGGGGACATCACATCTCGGTCAGGCAGAACGTCGAGTTTGTCGTCCGGGTGCCGATCGGCGCATTGCGTGGAGTCGATCCAGCGAAGGTCACCCTCAGCGTATTCGAACTACAAGAGCATCCATCGACACCGCTCTCGCCGTTGGTGAGGCTCGCCGAACAGCCAAAACTAAAGCTCGCTTCCCAGTCGTCTGTAACACTCGACCAGGTTGAGCTACCCGCCACGTTACGATCTCTGCTACAGAAGAAATAG
- a CDS encoding DUF1016 N-terminal domain-containing protein, whose amino-acid sequence MESAISNVEYERLLAEIKQRFSSAQMRAAFAVNRELRLLHWQVGLQIAERQEIEGWGAKVIDRLAADLRREFPGIERFGARNLRNMRDIVKEWPDASIVQQLVAKLPWEHNIQICVCLLGPSANGTLMQPSSMAGAAQY is encoded by the coding sequence ATGGAATCGGCAATTTCGAACGTTGAGTACGAAAGACTGCTTGCTGAAATCAAGCAGCGATTCAGTTCAGCTCAAATGCGAGCAGCATTCGCCGTAAATCGTGAACTGCGGCTCCTACACTGGCAAGTCGGGCTACAGATAGCCGAACGTCAGGAAATTGAGGGCTGGGGAGCGAAGGTGATAGATCGTTTGGCCGCAGACCTGAGGAGAGAATTTCCCGGAATAGAAAGGTTTGGCGCTCGCAATCTTCGCAATATGCGAGACATAGTCAAAGAATGGCCGGACGCTTCAATTGTGCAACAGCTTGTTGCCAAATTGCCGTGGGAACACAATATTCAAATTTGCGTGTGCCTGCTGGGCCCGAGCGCGAATGGTACGCTCATGCAGCCATCGAGTATGGCTGGAGCCGCGCAGTACTAG
- a CDS encoding cellulase family glycosylhydrolase — MTTNSNLYVSGRFLNTRSGSKLILRGINLPLLDDWEFPGSDYLDAVTQSNANAIRIQWYKQYPQPAPPNPQRGPYPLSALDNFLHRCAQAQMVPILMLADLTCSSDTSQLNSTLVAWWTNPDVVAVLQKHAEYLIINIGNEVGYYHWAGNSSDVLAAYVSDYAKAINSIRAVGLNVPLMIDATDCGSSLDVFLTIGEQLIEVDPLHNILLSAHAYWAGYNGLDWIESCVSAALPIVFGEISNIQDGDTADTYYSLDAEGRNPWPPAPNGFTYQALLAAAFHHEIGWLAWSWGPDKNPDRRLSADGAFTSLTTWGEDFLQNPTYGLAAHSQRHKLLSTLPESHHRKP; from the coding sequence ATGACAACAAATTCAAATCTCTACGTCTCAGGACGTTTCTTAAATACGCGTTCTGGGTCGAAGCTTATTCTTCGCGGCATCAATCTCCCGCTCCTGGATGATTGGGAGTTTCCTGGTTCGGACTACCTCGATGCGGTAACACAATCCAACGCCAACGCCATCCGGATCCAGTGGTACAAGCAATATCCGCAGCCAGCACCTCCAAACCCTCAAAGAGGGCCCTACCCCCTTTCAGCGCTGGATAACTTTCTCCATCGTTGTGCGCAAGCTCAGATGGTTCCCATTCTTATGCTCGCCGATCTCACTTGCTCTTCCGATACGAGCCAGCTCAACTCGACGCTTGTCGCCTGGTGGACCAATCCGGACGTGGTCGCCGTGCTGCAAAAACACGCAGAGTACCTCATCATCAACATCGGCAACGAGGTCGGCTACTATCATTGGGCTGGCAACTCATCCGATGTGCTTGCCGCGTATGTGTCTGACTATGCGAAGGCCATCAATAGCATCCGCGCTGTGGGACTCAACGTTCCCCTCATGATCGATGCCACCGATTGCGGCTCGTCACTGGATGTTTTCCTCACCATCGGCGAGCAGCTCATCGAGGTCGATCCTCTCCATAACATCCTTCTAAGCGCACATGCTTATTGGGCGGGATACAACGGACTCGACTGGATCGAGTCCTGCGTCTCCGCCGCCCTTCCCATCGTCTTCGGCGAGATCTCCAATATTCAGGACGGTGACACGGCTGACACCTACTACTCGCTTGATGCTGAAGGCAGGAACCCTTGGCCTCCCGCTCCAAATGGTTTCACCTATCAGGCCTTGCTGGCAGCCGCCTTTCACCACGAAATAGGATGGCTCGCATGGTCTTGGGGTCCTGATAAGAACCCGGATCGTAGGCTAAGTGCGGACGGCGCGTTTACATCGCTCACTACATGGGGCGAGGACTTCCTCCAGAATCCGACCTACGGACTCGCTGCCCACAGCCAACGCCACAAACTTCTCTCAACGCTGCCTGAGTCTCATCACAGGAAGCCCTAA